The Dreissena polymorpha isolate Duluth1 chromosome 4, UMN_Dpol_1.0, whole genome shotgun sequence region acatatttaaagaaaataaactattgttcgggtaaTTTTTTGCGATAAGCATAATGTGTAATTTAGAATCACTTGAATTCAAAATGTTACAATTTAACTGACCGATATGTATGCGTGGTCACAAAATCACCACATAAATacgaaacaaaaatattcaattgatAGACTTAAAATACTTGACCTGGATACCCTTCTGTGACatgttttgcatttaaaaaatgcaGTATGCTGGATAATGCTCAAACAGCGGTCCACTTCTCGCCTTGTGGATAATAGCGGACCACGGATTGTCATCTAGTGTCCGTGAGCGAACGCATGATTATGCGTGGACGAAAGATATTGTCAACAATGTAATATTTCACATTCATCTTTTTTTATGTAATACCGATTCACAAACACGCTATTGATAAGGCGTATCAATCTATTAATAATTTTGtcaacttttgaaaaaaaattgtttgtccACTAACCTCTCATTTACAgttattaaatgttaaaacagAGACATATATAAAGTTACGTCTCTggttaaaacaaatcaaattattcTTATTCGCGCTGCACAATCTTTTACAAATTGCCATAGTACTAACTGCTCATATAGATGTTCAAGCAAATCAAATTATCTAAATCAATTAGATTCCATTACCAAGTTGTATCCGAGCACTCAATTCAAAACATGCGGTTATTTAAATCAGCTTATTTTGTTAGACAGAGATAGTCATCAACAATGCaaccaaagacctatcaatatacattgatatattgataggtctttgatgCAACGCGTTCGACAGCGCTACGTAAATGAATGGCCAATACCGTATCACATGATCTTAAAATGGCGGCTCCCATGTCCCGATTTGTAAACAGGATTGTGCATAGAAAATTTAAAGATTACTCGCTTCCAGCCTTTTCTCGTCATAAATTGCTATATTTGTCAGTTTTAAATACTAAGAAATTCACAAACGTATATCTTCAAGTTAACGTTTTACCTAAACTAAAGCCAGTATTTAGAGGACTTTCCGATCAAAGACATGCTCGTAAGTGTTGGAAATGTTCTAAACTTACTAATGAGGAAACGGATCTGTTCTTTTGCAAGTGTGGGGTCGTTCAGGCCGTTCCGTCTGATCTAGACTATTTTGAAGTTATGGCTCTGCCGCATTCGTTTGATATCGACATCAACAATCTCACAAAGCTCTACAAGGACCTTCAGTGGAAATTGCATCCAGATAAATTCTCTCAAAAATCTAAGGTATGTTTTCTATGAAGAAAGGTAAGTGTTTTTAATATATCTCAGActtatgttataaaaaaatatttttttttttaatcattattttaagtttatattggGCCGGCTGATTTATGCCATATCATTTGGTTTTGAAGGTCATCAACAATAcagcaaacttttacatagagaATACAATTTTAGTGTTGAAAACAGGTAATATTATTTAGGCTTAAAAAATGTAAACCACATGCCTTGGTGAGTGGTTCAGGTTTTTGTTCCAATCAATTTAGCAAAGAAATTAATCAATTTTCAAAACTTACTTACAAAAGAAATGTCATGATATGGAATATGAACATAAGATTACAAAAAACAGTATCAAAAAATCTATTGAGATCATGAAAAGGAACAACATTTCGTCACAAGAATGTCTTTAAAGTTCGTGTTTGCTGTATTGCCAGTAAAGAATACATCATTAATAGGCTGTTAATTAGGGTACGATgagggttatggaggtttcggtaaatgacaagttcggtaaattgatttatagagtaaaagccgtggaggtttcggtaaattgattttatagaggaggtatacctacaacgaggtgttaatgacacctattatcggcttacaataacattaggggcatttatttgcaaactgtggattaattttgatgtacattaattgagttgtttggcactaattaatttATCGGTTTAAATGTACggacttgattttatcaaattagagatgtttgcaaagttttattattaattatccaggcttgcaacctataaatattctaatcgatggaggtaaattatatacTAAGGTCAtggtcgttttgtattttatatatgtttttaaacaattagttgataaaaaccttaattaaagcgtatcaattaaaaaaatataataatgtggctcttacaagaggtggcctccacgtggcaagagctgggatacatattcattatgttggcaaactacctcatgtttatataatggttaagtttcggtggtttaaaatactaagatcaaatatgtttgtttcgtatataaataaatttctcgcttCTTTTTCCTAGTTATcagttaaattttatatattgttttttcttgtgtttttctcaaccagaaaccagaaagaaataataaaacatataaataaatataaaattcaacatgaaatcatttttattaaatcatattttacaagaaactttttaaaatagcattaaacttaattgaagagcttacattgattccgccataaatcattatttcttattactattatgttatttaaataaaagcaccaatttaaaaaacaaacaacagtattgcgttatttaaatcgtaaaattaaccaaaaatttcccaacagaattcgtttttcagaggttgcattttcatttcccttaattctttaccttaggcatagcattaattactctactcaaaattaatccacagtttgcaaataaatgcccctaatgttattgtaagccgataataggtgtcattaacacctcgttgtaggtatacctcctctataaaatcaatttaccgaaacctccacagcttttactctataaatcaatttaccgaacttgtcatttaccgaaacctccagcaccctaCGATGATAGGGaggataatatatattattagaaatGTCAAATACCTGAACTGCAAGTTTTTGCATACAATGTCTTCATGTAACTTTTGGGGCCTTTGATTTGCTCTACCCTCTCTACTTAATGTTTATTGCTTTggtttatttttgtataattctTTGTATAACTGGTCTATTTTATTCCAGGAGGAGCAAACTCACGCTGCGATCCAATCCTCATTTATTAACAAGGCTTACTTTACGCTGCTGAAGCCACTTTCAAGGGGTCTCTATCTTTTAG contains the following coding sequences:
- the LOC127878221 gene encoding iron-sulfur cluster co-chaperone protein HscB-like, whose protein sequence is MAAPMSRFVNRIVHRKFKDYSLPAFSRHKLLYLSVLNTKKFTNVYLQVNVLPKLKPVFRGLSDQRHARKCWKCSKLTNEETDLFFCKCGVVQAVPSDLDYFEVMALPHSFDIDINNLTKLYKDLQWKLHPDKFSQKSKEEQTHAAIQSSFINKAYFTLLKPLSRGLYLLELQGNPVDEKNTSVDPEFLMEIMEINEDVIEVASKSVVLTEIENVNRSKMDACIKLISKAFKEDDILVAKEQLVKLKYYSKVDDTIKDVHRSKMG